Proteins from a single region of Paenibacillus sp. BIHB 4019:
- a CDS encoding ABC transporter ATP-binding protein translates to MRRTMIKVDSVCKAYGSNQAVDNISLRIKEGELFGIIGTNGAGKTTLLEMLMGLRQPDKGQIEVLGINPAVEASELQEHIGLHLQSISLVDKLSVREALEMFRSFYKCSTEMKEIIDRFGLESYLDRPVRRLSGGWRQRVALAISVVNNPKIIFLDEPTTGLDMQAREEYWSIILELKRQGKTIVLSCHDMGEMQHHCDRIAVLRQGNLVKCDTPKRLISQIPAGGLTMEAVYVHFAYAGAV, encoded by the coding sequence GTGAGAAGGACAATGATTAAGGTAGACTCGGTATGTAAAGCTTATGGCTCAAATCAGGCAGTCGATAATATTTCCTTGCGGATAAAAGAAGGAGAGTTATTTGGCATTATCGGTACGAACGGCGCTGGAAAGACGACGCTGCTCGAAATGCTGATGGGACTGCGTCAGCCCGACAAGGGACAAATCGAGGTGCTTGGCATTAATCCGGCTGTAGAAGCATCTGAGCTTCAGGAGCATATTGGCCTTCATTTGCAAAGTATATCGCTGGTGGATAAGCTGAGTGTGAGGGAGGCGCTGGAAATGTTCCGTTCCTTCTATAAATGCTCAACCGAAATGAAAGAGATTATTGACCGCTTTGGCTTGGAAAGCTACTTGGACCGTCCAGTTAGGCGTCTATCTGGCGGCTGGCGGCAGCGTGTGGCACTGGCGATTTCTGTCGTCAACAACCCAAAGATTATTTTTCTGGACGAACCGACTACCGGGCTGGACATGCAGGCGAGAGAAGAATATTGGTCCATCATATTGGAGCTCAAGCGCCAAGGGAAAACGATTGTTTTATCCTGCCATGATATGGGGGAAATGCAGCATCATTGTGATCGCATTGCCGTGCTGCGCCAAGGAAATTTAGTAAAATGCGATACCCCTAAGCGATTAATTTCGCAAATTCCAGCCGGTGGTTTAACGATGGAAGCCGTATATGTCCATTTTGCTTACGCGGGAGCCGTGTAA
- a CDS encoding polyprenyl synthetase family protein, with amino-acid sequence MEDCVPKIEFEMREMVKRHFTVDSLIQYAYLFLMDRLNEQLPFGRLTVLHYRMFGGEGAAVYRAAAAVEFLILATDIFDDLQDQDAPKQAWSEAPLPIALHLAAAFLTLSQQAMMDSEFDSSHVQTTMKMMNLQLLQAANGQMMDLMNAVSDEHSYFQSIKQKSAALIVHACMTGVMLTGRGWHPIVAEYAVEVGMAAQIKNDIRDLLRWDEKNDFLQRKKTLLTLYMLEDAVDQHNWIRDYFEGRLNEADVADKRGLFEEAYEKSGAMLYGSVVMRTHYNRFIELMESVPEVAVHKEMLLSILAKE; translated from the coding sequence TTGGAGGACTGTGTACCTAAAATCGAATTTGAAATGCGAGAGATGGTCAAACGCCATTTTACAGTTGATTCTTTAATTCAGTACGCCTATTTATTTCTAATGGACCGGCTGAATGAGCAGCTTCCTTTTGGACGTTTGACCGTACTTCACTACCGGATGTTCGGCGGTGAAGGGGCGGCAGTATATCGTGCGGCGGCAGCCGTTGAATTTCTTATTTTAGCGACCGATATATTCGATGATTTACAGGATCAGGATGCGCCAAAGCAGGCCTGGTCTGAAGCTCCTCTGCCTATAGCGCTGCATCTTGCAGCCGCTTTTTTGACCCTTTCGCAGCAAGCGATGATGGATTCTGAATTCGATAGCTCCCATGTGCAAACAACAATGAAAATGATGAACCTTCAACTCCTGCAAGCGGCCAATGGGCAAATGATGGATTTGATGAATGCTGTATCAGATGAACACTCATATTTTCAATCCATTAAGCAAAAGTCGGCAGCCTTGATCGTTCATGCGTGCATGACAGGCGTTATGCTGACCGGTCGAGGCTGGCATCCGATTGTTGCCGAGTATGCCGTTGAGGTAGGGATGGCGGCTCAAATTAAAAATGACATTCGTGATCTGCTTCGCTGGGATGAGAAAAATGACTTTTTGCAGCGGAAGAAGACGCTTCTTACTTTGTACATGCTTGAGGATGCTGTAGATCAGCATAATTGGATCAGGGATTATTTTGAAGGTCGTTTGAATGAGGCTGATGTAGCTGATAAGCGCGGGTTGTTTGAGGAAGCTTATGAAAAATCCGGCGCCATGCTGTACGGTTCCGTCGTGATGCGTACACACTATAACCGTTTTATAGAGCTCATGGAATCGGTTCCTGAAGTGGCCGTGCATAAGGAAATGCTGTTAAGCATATTGGCTAAAGAATAG
- the comX gene encoding competence pheromone ComX: protein MLKEYIRSLAKDSQLMDLAISGNLQMAGVTPAEKKAIFETLSIQADKKDNYQMVYWT from the coding sequence GTGTTGAAAGAATATATTCGTTCTTTAGCCAAAGACTCGCAGTTGATGGATTTAGCAATAAGCGGGAACTTGCAAATGGCTGGAGTAACTCCAGCGGAGAAAAAAGCGATTTTTGAAACCCTGAGCATTCAAGCAGATAAGAAAGATAATTACCAAATGGTCTACTGGACATAA
- a CDS encoding ATP-binding protein, protein MKLLRSRNLLLFLFLSGLFALLGYLTVVIISDPFIGIVTVKNSQGEYLVESLEPAGQAVLKGIQLGDVIDEVNGKPAGQNVNIIKFSSVERVESIVVSEKTGEQRLVTFNRGWNGDHTGLELLIQLYIPWASLLLFLGLSTFLYRKRKNDSAAIMLILFFLAIGLSYFSSAAAYRNDLVGVTVMYAVIPFVAILFLLFMNMYLRRYGMIFISPKLIWYLSVAFSIVSLFCLVYIWTNFIPEKVFLNARMVYHATLIVGNFICVYQLFRKFFYYRSSRFNSLFKITLTSHLVAFTPFTTMNLLPLLGGNIQILPAAFTAPFLFVLPIVYFYLLTSNQLFDVDFILTRFKYYTLLSLLPALIVTLAYAAIVSGDVVFSWVRWLQIFIVSYVVMTLFLYSKEQIDHKFRPKLFKAMYSYQDSLDRFSRKIARVMKRDDLEMVLKEEIGALLPASRIDFLIVDQIEAVVNPVGEQDDEQSTAIFLLQVSDSLQVGEVVELPHGLGLIIGCQKSKQYIVWIGSKTNHTRFNSDELRWLKTLANYASIVFENLYLIESLIEDLESEVKKEQATTPWILRLLFCLSENERRKLAADLHDSALQDQLLWYRRLEALMLDHPITEKLEVELDEIKEGLLDVIHQIRETCNELRPPLLKEMGIVEALESIIEHTQMRNNFAVDFRAKPFDNLLNEEQITAIYRIVQELLRNADKHARANLVTLELEQRTNMVYFHYKDDGVGMDVDYMEASFEHMGLSGIKERVASLEGEITFRSKRGKGLEVIIILPQNMTTGRSERGLLRDSYLIS, encoded by the coding sequence ATGAAGCTGTTGCGCTCAAGGAATCTATTGCTTTTTCTCTTCCTGAGTGGATTATTCGCTTTACTTGGTTACCTTACAGTCGTTATCATTAGTGATCCGTTTATTGGTATAGTGACTGTGAAAAATTCGCAAGGTGAATACTTGGTAGAGTCGCTTGAGCCAGCAGGACAAGCTGTTTTGAAGGGTATTCAACTTGGGGATGTTATTGATGAAGTTAATGGAAAGCCAGCTGGACAGAATGTTAATATCATCAAGTTTTCTTCCGTAGAGAGAGTTGAGAGCATTGTCGTTAGTGAAAAAACTGGCGAACAAAGGCTAGTGACTTTCAATCGAGGTTGGAACGGTGATCATACCGGTTTGGAACTGCTCATTCAGCTTTATATTCCATGGGCTTCCCTGCTGTTGTTTCTGGGGCTATCCACCTTCCTGTATAGGAAAAGGAAAAATGATAGTGCTGCCATTATGCTCATATTGTTTTTCTTGGCGATTGGGCTGAGTTACTTTTCTTCAGCCGCAGCCTATCGAAATGATTTGGTAGGCGTTACCGTCATGTATGCAGTCATTCCATTTGTAGCTATTTTGTTCCTGCTATTTATGAATATGTACCTGCGAAGATATGGCATGATTTTTATTAGCCCTAAGCTAATATGGTATCTGTCGGTAGCTTTCAGTATCGTTTCCTTGTTTTGCCTCGTCTATATTTGGACGAATTTTATTCCGGAGAAAGTATTTCTAAACGCTAGAATGGTATATCATGCCACGCTGATAGTCGGAAATTTCATTTGTGTCTATCAATTGTTTAGGAAGTTCTTTTATTATCGGAGTAGCAGGTTCAACTCTTTATTCAAAATAACGCTAACCTCGCATTTGGTTGCTTTTACTCCATTTACGACGATGAATTTATTGCCGTTGTTGGGAGGAAACATTCAAATTTTGCCGGCGGCGTTCACAGCACCGTTTTTATTCGTGCTGCCGATTGTTTACTTTTATTTATTAACATCCAACCAATTGTTTGATGTTGATTTTATATTGACCCGCTTTAAGTATTATACATTGCTGTCCTTATTGCCAGCGCTTATCGTTACATTGGCGTATGCTGCGATTGTAAGTGGTGACGTTGTATTCTCCTGGGTCAGATGGCTTCAAATCTTTATCGTTAGTTACGTTGTTATGACCCTGTTTCTTTATTCCAAGGAGCAGATTGATCATAAATTTCGTCCCAAGCTTTTTAAAGCGATGTACAGCTACCAAGACAGCCTCGATCGTTTCTCACGCAAAATTGCACGAGTCATGAAACGGGATGATCTGGAGATGGTGCTGAAAGAAGAAATTGGGGCATTGCTTCCGGCTAGCCGAATTGATTTTCTCATTGTAGACCAGATTGAAGCCGTGGTTAACCCGGTAGGAGAGCAGGATGATGAGCAGAGTACAGCTATTTTTCTGCTGCAAGTGTCTGATTCGCTTCAAGTCGGGGAAGTCGTTGAACTGCCTCATGGTCTGGGACTAATTATTGGCTGTCAGAAGTCAAAGCAGTACATCGTATGGATTGGCTCCAAAACCAACCATACCCGTTTCAATTCAGATGAGCTTCGTTGGCTCAAGACGCTTGCAAATTATGCAAGTATTGTGTTTGAAAACTTATATCTGATTGAAAGCTTAATCGAGGATTTGGAATCTGAGGTTAAGAAAGAGCAGGCGACAACACCTTGGATTTTAAGATTGTTGTTTTGCCTCTCAGAAAATGAACGGCGGAAGCTTGCAGCAGATCTTCATGACTCTGCGCTTCAAGACCAGTTATTGTGGTACCGTAGGCTGGAAGCACTCATGCTGGACCACCCGATTACGGAAAAGCTTGAAGTCGAGCTTGACGAAATCAAGGAAGGGCTGCTTGATGTCATCCATCAAATTCGGGAAACCTGCAATGAGTTAAGACCGCCGCTGCTTAAGGAAATGGGCATTGTTGAAGCATTGGAGTCGATTATTGAGCATACGCAAATGAGAAACAATTTTGCGGTTGATTTTCGGGCCAAGCCTTTCGACAACCTGCTTAACGAAGAGCAGATTACAGCGATTTATCGCATTGTCCAAGAGTTGCTTCGCAATGCTGATAAGCATGCGCGTGCCAATCTGGTCACGCTAGAATTAGAGCAGCGAACAAACATGGTTTATTTTCACTATAAGGACGATGGGGTCGGCATGGATGTCGATTATATGGAGGCTTCTTTCGAGCATATGGGTTTATCCGGTATTAAAGAAAGAGTCGCTAGCCTTGAAGGTGAAATAACATTCCGGTCGAAACGTGGAAAAGGTCTTGAGGTCATTATTATATTGCCGCAAAATATGACGACTGGCCGATCGGAAAGGGGTTTGCTGCGTGATTCGTATCTTATTAGTTGA
- a CDS encoding response regulator transcription factor has product MIRILLVDDHPSVGEGTKTMIEQDPEMKVTVVLSAMEALDAISNEGFDIILCDLNMPGISGLELAKRLIQQDPDRKVLIYTGYEISTHYNLLIECGVSGFISKTVSREQLHNAIRCAMRGEAVIPISLLKQLRRNEVKITRAEKVIEEVSIKERDQDILQQVAYGNSNKDIAIKLHMSQRTVEYHLTRIFEKLNVRSRSEAIAEAKRLGIIRLEQFVP; this is encoded by the coding sequence GTGATTCGTATCTTATTAGTTGATGATCATCCATCTGTTGGAGAAGGCACCAAAACGATGATTGAACAAGATCCTGAAATGAAGGTGACGGTTGTATTATCGGCCATGGAAGCGCTGGATGCGATTAGCAACGAAGGCTTTGACATTATTTTATGTGACTTGAACATGCCAGGCATTAGTGGTCTAGAGCTTGCAAAACGTTTGATTCAGCAGGATCCAGATCGCAAAGTGCTTATATATACTGGGTATGAAATTAGTACGCACTATAATTTATTGATTGAATGCGGCGTTTCCGGCTTTATCTCTAAGACGGTCTCGCGTGAACAGCTGCATAACGCCATTCGATGCGCTATGCGAGGGGAAGCGGTTATTCCGATTTCGCTACTCAAGCAGCTGCGACGCAACGAAGTCAAAATTACGCGTGCTGAGAAGGTAATTGAAGAAGTATCAATCAAAGAACGCGATCAGGATATTTTGCAGCAGGTCGCGTACGGCAATAGCAACAAAGATATTGCCATTAAGCTGCATATGAGTCAGCGTACTGTAGAGTACCATTTAACCCGGATTTTTGAAAAGCTTAACGTTAGGTCCCGATCGGAAGCGATCGCTGAGGCAAAACGGCTTGGAATTATCCGACTTGAGCAATTTGTCCCTTGA
- a CDS encoding ABC-F family ATP-binding cassette domain-containing protein, with product MLLQVSNISKSYGVDPILSNITMQVLERERIGLVGVNGAGKSTLLKIIAGELSFDSGAIHKAKETRLGYLAQNSGLQSDRTIEAEMRAVFAHLLEAEQELRDLEQQIADPALHEQPKRYEEVLDRYSRRSDWFREQGGFEINTRINSVLHGMGFGTFPPDTPIHTLSGGQKTRLALARILLQAPDLLMLDEPTNYLDIPTLTWLEGYLRSYSGAILVVSHDRYFLDALVQTIVEIERHSAKRYTGNYSRYIDLKAAEYESDLKQFEKQQDEIAKMEQFIQRNIVRASTTKRAQSRRKALDKMDVLDKPLGDLKKANFTFQIERQTGKDVLQVSDLSVLFDEKNKPLFQHVSFRLQRGETVALIGPNGIGKSTLLKTIVGQRQPSSGSIAWGSNVKLGYYDQEHTGLNQTNTVLEEVWGLYPHMEESRIRTVLGSFLFSGEDVLKRISALSGGEKARVSLAKLMLAQANVLILDEPTNHLDLYSKEVLESALLDYEGTLLFISHDRYFLNKMAERIVELTPAGTEHFLGNYDEMIEKKHELEEARLEEAAKRAASSSKAAVSSDNVSDYALDKQAKREERSRQRKLEQVEADIADLEQAIADLELQLTDPAIFNDYMRIQEIQSQIDQKRIALSEAYEQWETLSE from the coding sequence ATGCTGCTTCAAGTTTCTAATATAAGTAAAAGCTACGGTGTAGATCCCATATTATCAAATATTACGATGCAGGTGCTTGAACGCGAGCGCATCGGACTCGTTGGCGTCAATGGCGCCGGCAAATCCACACTGTTAAAAATCATTGCCGGCGAGCTATCTTTCGACTCCGGCGCCATCCACAAGGCCAAGGAAACGCGGCTCGGCTATTTAGCTCAAAACAGCGGGCTGCAATCCGACCGCACCATTGAAGCCGAAATGCGCGCCGTGTTCGCTCATTTGCTGGAGGCCGAGCAAGAGCTGCGCGATCTGGAGCAGCAAATTGCTGATCCTGCGCTGCATGAACAGCCGAAGCGCTATGAAGAGGTGCTCGACCGCTATTCCCGCCGCTCCGACTGGTTCCGCGAGCAAGGCGGCTTTGAAATCAATACGCGCATCAACAGCGTTCTTCACGGCATGGGCTTCGGCACCTTTCCGCCGGATACACCTATCCATACGCTAAGCGGCGGTCAGAAGACCAGGCTGGCACTCGCCCGTATTTTGCTTCAGGCGCCTGATTTACTCATGCTCGATGAGCCGACCAACTATTTGGATATTCCGACACTCACTTGGCTCGAAGGTTACTTACGCAGTTATTCCGGCGCCATTCTTGTCGTTTCTCATGACCGCTATTTCCTTGATGCGCTTGTGCAGACGATTGTCGAAATCGAACGGCATTCCGCTAAACGCTATACTGGCAACTACAGCCGCTATATTGACCTGAAGGCTGCAGAATACGAAAGCGATTTAAAGCAGTTTGAGAAGCAGCAGGACGAAATCGCCAAGATGGAGCAGTTCATTCAGCGCAACATTGTCCGTGCCTCTACTACGAAACGCGCTCAGAGCCGCCGTAAAGCGCTCGACAAAATGGACGTGCTCGACAAACCGCTGGGCGATTTAAAGAAAGCTAATTTCACGTTCCAAATTGAGCGCCAAACCGGCAAAGATGTGCTGCAGGTGTCGGATTTATCGGTACTGTTCGACGAGAAAAACAAGCCCTTGTTCCAGCATGTCTCCTTCCGCTTGCAGCGTGGCGAGACGGTAGCTCTTATTGGACCTAACGGTATCGGCAAATCGACCTTGCTCAAGACGATTGTCGGCCAGCGCCAGCCCTCGAGCGGCAGCATCGCCTGGGGCTCGAACGTCAAGCTCGGATATTACGATCAGGAGCATACCGGACTTAATCAGACCAATACCGTACTGGAAGAGGTTTGGGGTCTCTACCCCCATATGGAGGAGTCCCGTATCCGGACTGTTCTTGGCAGCTTTCTATTCAGCGGCGAAGATGTGCTCAAACGCATTTCGGCGCTCAGTGGCGGCGAGAAGGCTCGCGTATCACTTGCAAAGCTCATGCTGGCTCAAGCCAATGTGCTCATTTTGGACGAGCCTACCAACCATTTGGATTTATACAGCAAGGAAGTGCTGGAATCCGCTTTGCTCGATTATGAAGGCACGCTGCTCTTTATTTCTCATGACCGATATTTCCTTAATAAAATGGCGGAGCGTATTGTCGAACTGACACCTGCGGGCACCGAACATTTCCTAGGAAATTATGACGAAATGATAGAGAAAAAGCATGAACTCGAAGAAGCGCGGCTGGAGGAAGCGGCTAAGCGGGCTGCATCAAGCAGTAAAGCAGCTGTATCTTCCGACAACGTTAGCGATTACGCGCTGGACAAGCAGGCAAAGCGTGAGGAACGCAGCCGTCAGCGCAAGCTGGAGCAGGTAGAAGCTGATATTGCCGACTTGGAGCAAGCCATTGCGGATTTGGAGCTGCAGTTGACAGATCCAGCTATTTTCAACGATTACATGCGGATCCAGGAAATCCAGTCGCAAATCGACCAGAAGCGCATCGCATTAAGCGAAGCCTATGAGCAATGGGAAACGCTTAGTGAATAA
- a CDS encoding 5-formyltetrahydrofolate cyclo-ligase, with protein MADNEKSQIKAEKQRIRADAAKVRDRLSKQDRALWSGLACGALSKWLEGHPEQREIMCYVPFRSELDLWPLMDWLWSTGREVIVPRCHPLDRSMTLYRLQSPADLMEGAYGISEPDPAKCEELPQGHVPDSIIVPGIRFDRKGGRMGYGGGYYDRFAERASQAGKRAIWIGAAFEAQVAEQVPMQEHDLKMNGIVTESGIHFI; from the coding sequence ATGGCGGACAATGAAAAATCGCAAATTAAAGCGGAAAAACAGCGTATTCGAGCGGATGCTGCTAAAGTCCGTGATCGCCTGTCGAAGCAGGATCGGGCATTATGGTCCGGGCTTGCTTGCGGCGCGTTAAGCAAGTGGCTGGAAGGGCACCCAGAGCAGCGCGAAATCATGTGTTATGTTCCGTTTCGCTCCGAGCTGGATTTGTGGCCGCTAATGGACTGGTTATGGTCAACAGGACGTGAAGTAATCGTGCCCCGATGCCATCCGCTTGACCGTTCGATGACACTGTACCGGCTGCAATCGCCAGCAGATTTAATGGAGGGCGCATACGGAATAAGTGAGCCTGACCCGGCAAAATGCGAGGAGCTTCCGCAGGGACATGTGCCAGACAGCATCATCGTCCCCGGCATTCGATTTGACCGCAAGGGCGGACGGATGGGGTATGGCGGAGGCTATTATGATCGCTTCGCCGAGCGGGCAAGTCAGGCAGGGAAGCGCGCGATATGGATTGGCGCAGCTTTTGAGGCGCAGGTTGCAGAGCAGGTTCCGATGCAGGAGCATGATTTGAAGATGAACGGAATCGTAACGGAATCAGGGATTCATTTCATATAA
- the moaC gene encoding cyclic pyranopterin monophosphate synthase MoaC translates to MGLTHFNEQGRAKMVDVSDKDVTSRSATAQTTVTMHSETLERIKAGTIGKGDVLAVSQVAAIMAAKKTSDVIPMCHPLPLTGVDVRFDDNGADELYIQASVKTTGKTGVEMEALTAVSIAALTVYDMCKAIQKDMVIGPTHLVSKTGGKNGDYQFQAEADSREK, encoded by the coding sequence GTGGGGTTGACGCATTTTAACGAGCAGGGCAGAGCCAAAATGGTGGATGTAAGCGATAAGGACGTTACGTCTCGCAGCGCTACAGCACAGACGACCGTTACGATGCACAGCGAGACGCTAGAACGGATTAAAGCGGGAACGATAGGCAAAGGCGATGTGCTGGCTGTTTCGCAGGTTGCAGCTATTATGGCCGCAAAAAAAACATCGGACGTCATTCCAATGTGCCATCCGCTTCCATTGACTGGTGTGGATGTACGCTTTGACGACAATGGCGCAGATGAGCTGTACATACAGGCATCCGTGAAAACAACAGGTAAAACAGGGGTCGAGATGGAGGCACTGACGGCGGTTTCGATCGCTGCGCTTACCGTTTACGATATGTGCAAAGCAATCCAGAAGGATATGGTGATTGGCCCGACACATCTTGTTTCAAAAACCGGTGGCAAAAACGGCGATTACCAGTTTCAAGCGGAAGCAGACTCGAGAGAAAAATAA
- a CDS encoding MogA/MoaB family molybdenum cofactor biosynthesis protein — protein MQWKVAILTASDKGSRGEREDTSAQVIRELVEEELGGVIVDYRIVPDEQDEIMAAIIEMTEYYQADLLLTTGGTGLAIRDVTPDATLRVVDRVIPGLAEAMRFGAIQKTRSAMLSRGVCGIRGKSLIVNLPGSPKGVHESLMAIMDQLPQALEIISGTQGEDVL, from the coding sequence ATGCAGTGGAAAGTGGCTATTTTGACGGCTAGTGATAAAGGCTCGCGCGGTGAACGTGAAGATACGAGCGCTCAAGTTATCAGGGAACTGGTAGAGGAGGAGCTTGGCGGCGTTATTGTCGATTATCGCATCGTTCCGGATGAGCAGGATGAAATTATGGCAGCCATCATTGAGATGACCGAATATTATCAGGCGGATTTACTGCTTACAACGGGAGGGACAGGTCTTGCAATCCGTGATGTGACGCCTGATGCTACATTGCGCGTGGTCGATCGGGTCATTCCAGGGCTGGCAGAAGCGATGAGATTTGGCGCTATTCAAAAGACGAGAAGCGCGATGCTGTCCAGAGGCGTATGCGGCATCCGTGGCAAATCGCTGATTGTGAATTTGCCGGGCAGCCCGAAAGGCGTCCATGAAAGCTTAATGGCCATTATGGATCAGCTGCCTCAGGCGCTTGAGATTATTTCCGGCACACAAGGCGAGGACGTATTATGA
- a CDS encoding molybdopterin-binding protein — MESKTVLKEVSVYDAIGLRLAHDLTRIVPGEFKGRIFKKGHIITEADIPNLLDIGKEHIYIMELAAGELHEDDAASRMAKALSGDGIWLSEPHEGKVSMKSELLGLVEVDEALVHAINSLGEIALATVKTNSVVKKDGQLAATRAIPLVVPESKVEEVERLAAEYRLAHKGAAPLRVKPFRKLRVGLLTTGGEVYGGRIEDKFGPAVRSKLEAFGSEVIEQRFAPDDKQVIVNEINYLLGQDYDMILVTGGMSVDPDDRTPGAIKASGAHIVSYGTPMLPGSMLLMGYLNEVPILGLPGCVMHDPFTSFDVLLARILAGHQIVKEDITKLGYGGLYGC; from the coding sequence TTGGAAAGCAAGACGGTGCTAAAGGAAGTGTCCGTCTATGATGCCATTGGTTTGCGGCTGGCTCATGATCTGACCCGCATTGTGCCGGGAGAGTTTAAAGGCCGCATTTTCAAAAAAGGCCATATTATAACCGAAGCCGATATTCCGAATCTGCTCGATATTGGCAAGGAGCATATTTACATTATGGAGCTAGCCGCTGGCGAGCTTCATGAGGATGATGCTGCAAGCAGGATGGCAAAGGCGCTTAGCGGAGACGGCATATGGCTTAGCGAGCCGCATGAAGGCAAAGTAAGCATGAAATCCGAGCTGCTGGGGCTCGTCGAGGTTGACGAAGCACTTGTGCATGCGATTAATTCGCTCGGCGAAATTGCGCTTGCAACGGTAAAAACGAATAGCGTAGTGAAGAAGGACGGGCAGCTCGCGGCTACTCGCGCTATACCGCTTGTCGTACCGGAGTCTAAGGTAGAGGAAGTGGAGCGGCTGGCGGCTGAGTATCGCTTGGCGCATAAGGGCGCTGCGCCGCTTCGGGTAAAGCCGTTTCGCAAGCTGCGAGTGGGTCTGCTTACGACGGGTGGAGAAGTATACGGCGGGAGGATCGAGGATAAATTCGGTCCCGCCGTCCGCAGCAAGCTGGAAGCCTTCGGCTCAGAGGTCATCGAGCAGCGGTTTGCCCCCGACGACAAGCAGGTGATCGTTAATGAAATTAACTATTTGCTAGGACAAGATTATGATATGATATTGGTAACAGGCGGAATGTCTGTCGATCCTGACGACCGCACACCAGGCGCAATTAAGGCGTCGGGTGCACACATTGTTAGTTATGGAACGCCGATGCTGCCTGGCTCCATGCTGTTAATGGGTTATTTGAACGAAGTGCCAATTCTTGGCTTACCGGGATGCGTCATGCATGACCCGTTTACTTCATTCGATGTCCTGCTGGCACGCATACTTGCTGGGCATCAAATTGTGAAGGAAGATATTACAAAGCTCGGTTATGGCGGTTTGTACGGGTGCTGA
- the tatA gene encoding twin-arginine translocase TatA/TatE family subunit, which translates to MPSIGATGIILLVLVALLLFGPNKLPELGRAFGRTLKEFKAGARDVLDDEPKEKEEKRIDVSKSENTESNNKRLPD; encoded by the coding sequence ATGCCATCTATTGGTGCAACGGGAATTATTTTGCTGGTGCTAGTGGCCCTGCTGTTGTTTGGTCCTAACAAGCTTCCTGAATTGGGTAGAGCTTTCGGTCGGACGCTTAAGGAATTTAAAGCGGGTGCAAGAGATGTATTGGATGACGAGCCTAAGGAAAAAGAGGAGAAACGGATCGACGTTTCCAAATCAGAAAATACTGAGTCGAATAACAAGCGGCTGCCGGATTAA
- the tatC gene encoding twin-arginine translocase subunit TatC encodes MGIRQDKATEQPFNRERLREEGLMPLLEHIGELRKRIFYMLLVILAGLIAGLFVAKPAYDFIMSLEPARSLPMHTFSLWDGVGVYMKFALVIALIITIPFTAYQLWAFVKPALHVKEQRATLKYIPFALLMFLVGLSFSYFVVFPLAFHFTRNVSDSLNLVETFGIIQYFTFMFNILIPISLLFELPLVIMFLTAIRILNPIRLRKMRRISYFIMIFIGVVVTPPDFVSDALVAIPLIGLYEMSVFLSAAIYRKQLAADKLREEEMNEEAS; translated from the coding sequence ATGGGAATCAGGCAAGACAAAGCTACCGAACAACCCTTTAATCGCGAACGGCTGCGTGAGGAAGGCCTGATGCCGCTGCTGGAGCATATCGGAGAGCTTCGCAAACGGATTTTTTATATGCTGCTTGTTATTTTGGCCGGTCTTATTGCCGGATTGTTTGTGGCCAAGCCTGCATACGATTTCATTATGAGCCTTGAGCCAGCGCGCTCTCTGCCGATGCATACGTTTTCCTTGTGGGATGGCGTCGGCGTCTATATGAAATTTGCGCTCGTCATTGCGCTTATTATTACAATCCCGTTTACGGCGTATCAGCTATGGGCATTCGTTAAGCCGGCTTTGCATGTGAAGGAGCAGCGGGCAACGCTTAAATATATTCCATTCGCTTTATTGATGTTTTTGGTGGGATTGTCGTTTTCTTATTTTGTCGTTTTTCCACTCGCGTTCCATTTCACCAGAAATGTATCGGACAGTTTGAATCTGGTGGAGACGTTCGGAATTATTCAATATTTCACCTTTATGTTTAATATTTTGATTCCGATTTCGCTGTTATTTGAGCTGCCGCTGGTCATCATGTTTTTGACCGCAATCCGGATTTTGAATCCGATTCGTTTGCGCAAAATGCGCCGTATCTCTTATTTTATTATGATTTTTATTGGGGTTGTAGTGACGCCGCCCGACTTTGTATCGGATGCGCTCGTTGCCATCCCATTAATCGGCTTATATGAAATGAGCGTCTTCCTGTCCGCTGCAATATACCGCAAGCAGCTTGCGGCAGACAAACTGCGGGAAGAGGAAATGAACGAAGAAGCGTCATAG